A single Maridesulfovibrio ferrireducens DNA region contains:
- a CDS encoding DAK2 domain-containing protein, with amino-acid sequence MAKISYLDGIRFYNAFAAGGYSLIQQKAYLNEINVFPVADADTGTNLVSTINSILNKSHKKRSLRDTIKSMSDSALMGARGNSGIIFAQFLVGLSKELGDHCCITMDKFAEGANKAMTHVYDSITEPVEGTILTVMRVWSEAIKKYSLASADYCNVLTLAYSVTQEALENTPNQLEILKEAGVVDAGAQGFVSFLAGVMKFIQEGSIKNIQWKATDISQDKIISNHADLETNYRYCTEAVISDSKIDVSEFKRRFRTYGDSLIIAGSKEKMHLHIHTDSPDKFFYEVKDLATIKDIKVDDMYMQYQVSHNRRYPIGIITDSACDLPDEIIEKYQIQQISFGINFGDYFLFR; translated from the coding sequence ATGGCGAAAATTAGTTATTTAGATGGAATAAGATTCTATAATGCCTTTGCTGCCGGAGGATATTCCTTGATTCAGCAAAAAGCCTATTTAAATGAGATAAATGTATTTCCTGTTGCAGATGCAGATACCGGGACAAACTTAGTTTCTACTATTAATTCTATCTTGAATAAATCACATAAAAAACGCTCTTTAAGAGATACTATAAAATCAATGTCAGATTCTGCCCTAATGGGAGCAAGAGGAAATTCAGGGATTATATTTGCTCAGTTTTTGGTAGGATTAAGCAAAGAGTTAGGTGATCATTGTTGCATCACGATGGACAAATTTGCAGAAGGTGCTAATAAAGCTATGACCCATGTCTATGATTCAATCACTGAGCCGGTAGAAGGGACTATTCTAACAGTGATGAGAGTGTGGTCGGAGGCAATCAAAAAGTACTCTTTAGCTTCAGCGGATTACTGTAATGTTCTCACTTTAGCCTATTCTGTAACACAAGAAGCTCTTGAAAATACTCCAAATCAGTTAGAAATCCTCAAAGAAGCAGGGGTTGTTGATGCCGGAGCTCAAGGCTTTGTAAGTTTCCTGGCAGGAGTTATGAAGTTTATTCAAGAGGGTTCCATCAAGAATATTCAATGGAAAGCAACAGATATTTCACAAGATAAGATAATCTCCAACCATGCTGATTTAGAGACAAATTATCGTTACTGTACCGAAGCAGTGATTTCGGACAGTAAGATTGATGTATCTGAGTTCAAAAGAAGATTCAGAACTTATGGGGATTCACTAATTATCGCAGGAAGTAAAGAAAAAATGCATCTTCATATCCACACTGATAGTCCAGATAAATTCTTCTATGAAGTGAAAGACCTGGCAACTATCAAAGATATAAAAGTTGATGATATGTATATGCAATATCAGGTGAGTCATAACAGAAGATATCCTATTGGGATCATCACTGATTCTGCTTGTGACCTCCCTGATGAGATAATAGAGAAATACCAGATTCAACAGATATCTTTTGGGATTAACTTCGGAGATTATTTTTTATTTAGATAA